Proteins encoded together in one Aminipila butyrica window:
- the nadD gene encoding nicotinate-nucleotide adenylyltransferase: protein MNKIGIFGGTFDPVHLGHMGLAIQAKEELMLDRVIFIPAKRQPFKLKRKVAAEEDRVHMLRLALEEQETFEISYTELETDEISYTVNTLQRLKSSYGNTEVFFILGTDSFLHIELWHRAEELLTESSFAVGSRPGYKEEELKACIGRIQQAYNTPVMLLNNRELPISSTDIKKRIKKGQSIEQLVPTAVERYIYEKGLYR from the coding sequence ATGAACAAAATAGGTATATTCGGCGGGACCTTCGATCCAGTCCACTTAGGACATATGGGTCTGGCCATTCAGGCAAAGGAAGAATTGATGCTGGACCGGGTGATTTTCATTCCAGCCAAGCGCCAACCCTTTAAATTGAAAAGAAAGGTGGCCGCCGAAGAAGACCGGGTCCACATGCTGAGATTGGCATTGGAAGAACAAGAAACGTTTGAGATTTCCTATACGGAGTTGGAAACCGATGAGATTTCCTACACGGTTAACACGTTGCAGCGGCTTAAATCCAGCTATGGGAATACGGAGGTGTTTTTTATTCTAGGGACAGATTCCTTCCTTCATATCGAGTTGTGGCACCGGGCAGAGGAGCTTCTGACCGAATCCAGCTTTGCTGTCGGCAGCAGACCGGGGTATAAAGAAGAAGAGCTAAAGGCTTGCATCGGACGGATTCAGCAAGCCTACAACACACCAGTGATGCTGCTGAACAATCGAGAACTGCCTATTTCCTCCACTGATATCAAAAAGCGGATTAAAAAGGGCCAGTCTATTGAACAACTGGTTCCGACAGCTGTGGAAAGGTATATTTATGAAAAGGGACTGTATCGTTGA
- the mltG gene encoding endolytic transglycosylase MltG: MGKKRRRHAPGKKYAGGLLLIILLLLGLSIWYVSNLGKPLNAGDTQVLSVNIPQGSGTSNIGQILQEEQIIASAGRFQLLSKIDGNDGKYKAGEYSLSPSMTLQQIMDIIISGDSSTSRFTIPEGLTVKETAERLHAQNFINQEAFFSEVQSGSFDYKFMELLPPGENRLEGFLYPETYDIYTTASEHDIIQKMLSQFDKLVGEEYYARAQEMGYSMYQIVTIASLIEKETLVSAERPTVASVIYNRMAINMPLQIDAAVQYALPEHKSRLTNKDLQVDSPYNTYQNTGLPPGPICSPGIDSIEAALYPASTNYYYYVLSADQNGTHKFSNTYEEFMKNKKAYIKSL, from the coding sequence ATGGGAAAAAAACGCCGGCGCCATGCGCCAGGAAAAAAGTATGCAGGGGGTTTACTGCTGATTATTCTGCTTTTGTTGGGATTATCCATCTGGTATGTAAGCAACTTGGGAAAACCCTTGAATGCAGGGGACACTCAGGTGCTGTCCGTAAACATTCCTCAAGGATCTGGCACCAGCAATATTGGACAGATTTTGCAGGAAGAACAGATTATAGCCAGCGCTGGCCGCTTTCAACTGCTGTCCAAAATAGATGGTAATGATGGGAAGTACAAAGCGGGAGAATATTCCCTGTCACCTTCCATGACGCTTCAGCAGATTATGGACATTATTATATCGGGGGATTCCAGCACCAGCCGCTTCACCATTCCAGAAGGGTTGACCGTAAAGGAAACAGCCGAGCGGCTGCATGCCCAGAATTTCATCAATCAAGAAGCTTTCTTTTCAGAAGTTCAATCGGGTTCCTTTGATTACAAGTTTATGGAGCTTCTCCCTCCGGGAGAAAATCGGCTGGAAGGTTTTTTATATCCTGAAACCTATGATATTTATACTACTGCCAGTGAACACGATATCATCCAGAAGATGCTGTCACAGTTTGACAAGCTGGTGGGGGAGGAATATTATGCCCGAGCTCAGGAAATGGGCTACAGCATGTATCAGATTGTCACCATTGCCTCGTTGATTGAAAAAGAAACCTTGGTTTCCGCCGAACGGCCTACAGTAGCCAGCGTCATCTACAATCGCATGGCCATTAACATGCCCCTGCAAATTGATGCGGCGGTGCAGTATGCTTTGCCAGAGCATAAGAGCCGTTTAACAAATAAAGATTTACAGGTGGATTCCCCCTACAATACCTACCAAAACACAGGGCTGCCTCCAGGACCGATTTGCTCACCAGGAATCGACTCCATTGAAGCTGCTTTATACCCGGCCAGCACCAACTATTATTACTACGTGCTCAGCGCCGATCAAAATGGAACACATAAATTTTCCAACACCTATGAAGAGTTCATGAAAAATAAAAAGGCTTATATTAAGTCACTGTAA
- the aspS gene encoding aspartate--tRNA ligase: MSNLFKRTHMCGTLNADHTHQQVVLNGWIQKRRNLGGLIFCDLRDKTGIVQVVFDDKIPAEIFQRADSLRSEYVVGIKGRVEERQSKNPELPTGDIEVFAEDLVIYSEADTPPIYIKDDDNVDENLRLKYRYLDLRKVKMQKNLTFRHNITKVARDYFDSTGFTEIETPMLNKPTPEGARDYLVPSRVNPGKFYALPQSPQLFKQLLMVGGADRYMQIARCFRDEDLRADRQPEFTQIDLEMSFVDVDDVIEIQEGFLKKLMQEVMGVEVQTPFLRIPYDEAMERYGSDKPDTRFGFELKKLNQVVAGTEFKVFADALAAKGDVRGINIDGGSEHFSRKDLDKLTDAAKHYGAKGLVWLRMGAEEINSSVNKFFNQEQLQEISQVFEAKTGDLILIAADKPKIVFDTLGFLRREIAGRLGLLDDKQFNFLWVVDFPLFEYDDETDSYSAMHHPFTCPRPEDVPMLDSQPGQVKALAYDIVLNGVELGGGSIRIHDKNLQAKMFEVLGLSPEVCESKFGFLLEAFKYGTPPHGGLAYGLDRLAMLLSGEHSIREVMAFPKNQAAQCLVSDAPTWVPEEQLDELQIQISTTDVELL; the protein is encoded by the coding sequence ATGAGCAATCTTTTTAAGCGGACACACATGTGCGGCACACTGAATGCAGACCATACCCATCAGCAGGTGGTCCTAAACGGCTGGATTCAAAAGCGGAGAAATCTGGGAGGCCTAATCTTCTGTGACTTGAGAGACAAGACCGGAATTGTGCAGGTGGTTTTTGATGACAAAATTCCTGCGGAGATTTTTCAGCGAGCAGACAGCCTTCGCAGCGAATACGTGGTAGGCATTAAGGGCAGAGTAGAGGAGAGACAGTCTAAAAATCCGGAACTTCCTACTGGTGACATTGAGGTCTTCGCCGAAGATCTGGTTATTTATTCTGAGGCTGATACCCCTCCTATCTATATCAAGGATGACGATAATGTAGATGAAAACCTGCGGTTGAAATACCGCTACCTGGATTTGCGAAAAGTAAAGATGCAGAAAAATCTCACCTTCCGCCACAACATTACCAAGGTAGCTCGGGATTACTTTGACAGCACTGGTTTTACCGAGATTGAAACCCCTATGCTAAATAAACCCACCCCAGAAGGTGCCCGAGACTATCTGGTGCCTAGCCGGGTCAACCCTGGGAAGTTTTATGCCTTGCCTCAGTCTCCGCAGCTCTTCAAGCAGTTGTTGATGGTAGGCGGAGCAGACCGCTATATGCAGATTGCCCGTTGTTTCCGAGATGAAGATTTGCGAGCAGATCGGCAGCCGGAATTTACTCAGATTGACCTGGAGATGTCTTTTGTGGACGTGGACGATGTGATTGAGATTCAAGAAGGTTTTCTGAAAAAGCTCATGCAGGAGGTTATGGGGGTAGAGGTTCAAACTCCATTTTTAAGAATCCCTTATGATGAAGCCATGGAGCGGTATGGCAGCGATAAGCCCGATACCCGCTTTGGCTTTGAGCTCAAGAAACTCAACCAGGTGGTTGCCGGTACGGAATTCAAAGTTTTTGCCGATGCGCTGGCAGCAAAAGGCGATGTTCGAGGAATCAATATTGATGGGGGCTCGGAGCATTTTAGCCGGAAAGACCTGGACAAGCTCACGGATGCAGCCAAGCATTACGGTGCAAAGGGGCTGGTTTGGCTGAGAATGGGAGCAGAAGAAATTAATTCTTCGGTAAACAAATTTTTCAATCAGGAACAGCTTCAGGAAATTTCTCAGGTATTTGAGGCCAAAACGGGCGACTTGATTCTGATTGCAGCAGACAAACCAAAAATCGTCTTTGACACCTTAGGCTTTCTCCGGCGGGAAATTGCCGGCCGGCTGGGACTTTTGGACGACAAACAGTTCAATTTCCTCTGGGTGGTAGATTTCCCACTGTTCGAGTATGATGATGAAACAGACTCCTATTCCGCTATGCATCATCCATTCACCTGCCCACGGCCGGAAGATGTGCCGATGTTGGATTCTCAGCCAGGTCAGGTAAAAGCTCTTGCTTACGACATCGTCTTAAACGGTGTGGAGCTGGGCGGCGGAAGCATCCGTATTCACGACAAGAACTTGCAGGCCAAGATGTTCGAAGTACTAGGCCTCAGTCCAGAAGTTTGCGAAAGTAAGTTCGGGTTCCTGCTGGAGGCCTTTAAGTACGGAACGCCGCCTCACGGAGGTTTAGCTTACGGTTTGGACCGACTAGCCATGCTTCTGTCTGGGGAACACAGCATTCGGGAAGTGATGGCTTTCCCAAAAAATCAGGCCGCTCAGTGTCTGGTCAGCGATGCGCCTACCTGGGTGCCGGAAGAGCAGCTGGATGAGTTACAGATTCAAATAAGTACAACAGACGTGGAGCTACTTTAA
- a CDS encoding YlbF family regulator: MNVYDLARNLATAIKDSEELKQYEAMKSTVSQNEEITAMINDFQGKQMEMQTMQLTGQEIDAEFTGQIQQLYGIMMSDPLAAQYLQAELRFSLMMNDIYKILGEVIAPGSNQ, translated from the coding sequence ATGAATGTGTATGATTTAGCCAGAAACCTGGCCACCGCCATTAAGGATTCAGAAGAGTTAAAGCAGTACGAAGCCATGAAGAGCACGGTTTCTCAAAATGAAGAAATCACAGCGATGATTAACGATTTTCAAGGCAAGCAGATGGAAATGCAGACCATGCAGCTCACAGGTCAGGAAATTGATGCCGAATTTACCGGTCAGATTCAGCAGTTGTATGGAATCATGATGAGCGATCCTCTGGCTGCACAGTATTTGCAGGCAGAGCTGCGTTTTTCACTGATGATGAACGACATTTACAAAATCCTCGGAGAAGTAATTGCTCCTGGCAGCAATCAGTAG
- the efp gene encoding elongation factor P: MLYASDFRKGITFELNGEPHVILDFQHVKPGKGAAFVRTKYKNILTGATREEAFNPNDKFPKAHIETKQMQYLYNDGELYYFMDQETFEQVPLMEEQVEDAIKYLRENDDATIKFYKGSAFMVEAPNFVNLKVIETEPGVKGDTATNVTKAATVETGATVQVPIFIEEGEVIQIDTRTGDYLGRSK; encoded by the coding sequence ATGTTATACGCAAGTGATTTTAGAAAAGGTATTACTTTTGAACTAAATGGTGAACCCCATGTAATCCTAGACTTCCAGCACGTAAAACCTGGAAAGGGCGCTGCTTTCGTACGAACCAAGTACAAGAATATCCTGACAGGAGCTACCAGAGAAGAAGCTTTTAACCCTAACGATAAATTTCCGAAGGCACACATTGAAACAAAGCAGATGCAGTATTTGTACAACGATGGGGAACTTTACTACTTTATGGATCAAGAGACCTTTGAGCAGGTTCCGCTCATGGAAGAGCAAGTAGAAGATGCCATCAAGTATTTGCGGGAAAACGATGATGCCACCATCAAGTTCTACAAGGGTTCCGCATTTATGGTAGAAGCCCCGAACTTTGTCAACCTGAAGGTTATTGAAACAGAACCAGGTGTAAAGGGCGATACGGCCACCAACGTAACAAAGGCGGCTACCGTTGAAACCGGTGCAACTGTTCAGGTTCCAATTTTCATCGAAGAAGGCGAGGTTATTCAGATCGACACAAGAACAGGTGATTATTTAGGAAGATCTAAATAA
- a CDS encoding ribonuclease J, with the protein MRKRSNKRSSTPLRVIPIGGLNEIGKNITVLEYKDDILIIDCGMSFPEDEMYGIDIVIPDFSYLVKNKAKIKGIILTHGHEDHIGAIPYFLKQINAPIYGTRLTLGLVENKLKEHGIRAKMNTVAHGDKVQLGVFTAEAIRSTHSVADSICWCIETPAGRVFHTGDFKVDYTPIGGAPMDFARLAELGSKGVQLMLCDSTNATRPGYSMSEQTVGITLENIFRNSETRIIIATFSSNVHRVQRIIDNAVKVGRKVAISGRSMVNVVNISMELGYLKVPANVLVDINKTKNIPDKELVIITTGSQGEPMSALSRMASADHKAITIKKGDKVILSSSPVPGNEKTVSNVVNKLFEKGADVIYSDIADIHVSGHACEEELKLMHSLIRPKFFMPVHGEYRHLKRHAQIAESLGKDPSDIFILENGNVLNLTSNSAEITNEEVPAQAIYVDGLGVGDVGNIVLRDRKLLSESGLIIVVAAINRSSGTICSGPDIISRGFVYVRENENLIDQARKLVTKTLERCCEENIKDWNALKGAVRDDLRGFIYKKTKRSPVILPIFLEV; encoded by the coding sequence ATGAGAAAAAGAAGTAACAAAAGGAGCAGCACTCCATTGAGAGTTATTCCAATAGGCGGGTTAAATGAGATCGGTAAAAACATAACCGTCTTGGAATACAAGGATGATATCTTAATCATCGACTGCGGCATGTCCTTCCCTGAAGATGAAATGTACGGAATTGACATCGTTATCCCGGATTTTTCCTATCTGGTAAAGAACAAAGCGAAGATTAAAGGCATTATCCTAACCCACGGTCATGAAGACCACATTGGTGCTATCCCGTATTTTTTAAAGCAGATTAATGCCCCAATCTATGGCACCAGACTAACGCTGGGCTTAGTGGAGAACAAGCTGAAAGAGCACGGAATCCGAGCGAAGATGAATACTGTAGCTCATGGAGATAAGGTTCAGCTGGGGGTATTTACTGCGGAAGCCATCCGCAGTACCCATTCCGTAGCGGATTCCATCTGCTGGTGTATTGAGACACCGGCGGGTCGGGTTTTCCATACCGGAGATTTTAAGGTGGACTATACGCCAATCGGCGGAGCACCTATGGACTTTGCCCGCTTGGCAGAATTGGGCAGCAAAGGGGTTCAGCTGATGCTGTGCGACAGCACTAACGCTACCCGGCCTGGCTACTCCATGTCGGAGCAGACAGTAGGCATCACTTTGGAAAATATTTTCCGAAATTCAGAGACTCGAATCATCATCGCTACCTTCTCGTCCAACGTACACCGGGTACAGCGAATCATCGATAATGCAGTGAAGGTAGGACGAAAAGTAGCCATATCGGGGCGAAGCATGGTGAATGTAGTGAACATCTCCATGGAGCTGGGCTATTTGAAAGTGCCAGCCAACGTGTTGGTAGACATCAATAAGACGAAAAATATTCCAGATAAAGAATTAGTTATCATCACTACCGGAAGTCAGGGGGAGCCGATGTCCGCTCTGTCCAGAATGGCTTCCGCCGACCACAAGGCTATCACCATCAAAAAAGGGGACAAGGTTATCTTATCCTCCAGCCCGGTACCGGGAAATGAAAAGACGGTTTCCAACGTGGTCAACAAGTTGTTTGAAAAGGGTGCCGATGTAATTTATTCTGATATTGCAGACATCCATGTTTCCGGACATGCCTGTGAAGAAGAGCTGAAGCTAATGCATTCCTTGATTCGGCCAAAATTCTTTATGCCGGTTCACGGGGAATATCGGCATTTGAAGCGACATGCTCAGATTGCAGAGAGCCTCGGCAAGGATCCGTCGGATATCTTTATTCTGGAAAACGGAAATGTGCTGAACCTAACGTCCAACAGCGCAGAAATCACCAACGAAGAAGTGCCGGCACAAGCTATTTACGTAGACGGCCTGGGCGTAGGAGATGTGGGCAACATTGTGCTCCGAGACAGAAAGCTGCTGTCTGAATCTGGATTAATTATTGTAGTAGCGGCCATCAATCGGTCTTCCGGAACCATTTGCTCTGGTCCGGACATCATTTCCCGGGGTTTTGTCTATGTACGGGAAAATGAAAATCTTATTGATCAGGCCAGAAAGCTGGTAACCAAAACCTTAGAGCGCTGCTGTGAGGAAAATATAAAGGATTGGAATGCACTGAAGGGGGCTGTCCGAGACGATCTGAGGGGCTTTATCTATAAGAAGACCAAAAGAAGTCCGGTAATCCTTCCTATATTCTTGGAGGTATAA
- the rsfS gene encoding ribosome silencing factor, producing the protein MNSKETAILAAEILNKKKAQDIVCIYIGDKSSFADYFVLASGNSERQIKALSDDIDDGLEKEQIVVKSVEGQPSSGWILMDYGDIIINVLTTEMRQRYNIEKVWGDCEFLELDLED; encoded by the coding sequence ATGAATAGTAAAGAAACAGCTATACTGGCTGCTGAAATATTAAATAAGAAAAAAGCACAGGATATTGTGTGTATCTATATCGGTGATAAGTCTTCCTTCGCGGATTACTTCGTGCTTGCTTCAGGAAACAGCGAAAGACAGATCAAGGCCCTGAGCGATGATATCGACGACGGTTTAGAAAAAGAGCAGATTGTGGTTAAAAGTGTGGAGGGGCAGCCAAGTTCCGGTTGGATTCTCATGGATTACGGTGATATAATTATCAATGTCTTGACTACCGAAATGCGTCAACGGTACAACATCGAGAAAGTTTGGGGCGATTGTGAATTTTTAGAACTGGATTTGGAGGATTGA
- the leuS gene encoding leucine--tRNA ligase, producing MIEKYNFREFEKKWQNYWEENKVFETSEDKDKEKYYVLEMFPYPSGKLHMGHVRNYSIGDVIARYKNMAGFNVLHPMGYDSFGLPAENAAIKHGIAPDKWTTENIAEMTQQLKELGFAYDWDREVATCRPEYYKWMQWIFIQFYNKGLAYKKENPVNWCPSCQTVLANEQVVNGNCERCNSLVGKKELSQWYFKITDYADRLLDNLDQLEGWPSKVKIMQKNWIGKSVGAEVDFEIDGFSEKLKIFTTRPDTLYGVTYMVLAPEHPYVKLLVEGTDQKAEVEKYLDEVQHKSDIERTSTTNEKTGVFMGRYAINPLNGKKVPIFISDYVLMHYGTGAIMAVPAHDERDFEFATKFGCEIIPVVEPADPSIDINNLKEAFVAEGKMIHSDMFTGMNNQEAIIKIIDYLEEKGIGKKSINYRLRDWLISRQRYWGTPIPMIYCEDCGWVPEKEENLPVLLPTDVQFTGKGESPLATSKTFAHAVCPTCGKPARREMDTMDTFLDSSWYFLRYTDAKNDKEAFSKEKQEYWMNVDQYIGGVEHAILHLMYARFFQMALYDLGYTTNEEPFENLLTQGMVIKDGKKMSKSIGNVVTPAEIIEKYGADTARLFILFAAPPDKELDWSDAGVEGSYRFLNRVYRLVYELTDVIKHAPDSYILETEEDKSLAFEMNTTIKKVSEDVGGRFSFNTAISSIMEMVNEMYRYKEIEDINLGLLKAAVENLVLILSPFTPHICEEMWQSLGHEGSVYKMSWPTYDPAAMVRDTVEIVIQINGKVKEKMNVANGLSKEELEKLAMDSDKIKTLTEGKTIAKIIAVPNKLLNIVVK from the coding sequence ATGATAGAGAAGTACAATTTCAGGGAATTTGAAAAGAAATGGCAGAATTATTGGGAAGAGAATAAGGTCTTTGAGACCTCTGAAGATAAAGATAAAGAAAAGTATTACGTTCTGGAAATGTTTCCATATCCGTCAGGCAAGCTGCACATGGGCCATGTGCGGAACTATTCCATCGGAGACGTCATCGCCCGATATAAGAACATGGCTGGCTTCAACGTGCTCCATCCCATGGGGTACGACTCTTTTGGCTTGCCAGCAGAAAATGCAGCAATTAAGCACGGCATTGCTCCAGACAAATGGACTACGGAAAACATCGCGGAAATGACTCAGCAGTTGAAAGAACTGGGCTTTGCTTACGACTGGGATCGGGAAGTGGCTACTTGCCGTCCAGAATACTATAAGTGGATGCAGTGGATATTTATTCAGTTTTATAATAAAGGCTTGGCCTATAAGAAAGAAAACCCCGTAAACTGGTGCCCAAGCTGCCAGACCGTATTGGCCAACGAACAGGTGGTTAATGGCAACTGTGAACGTTGCAACTCTCTGGTGGGAAAGAAAGAATTATCTCAATGGTATTTTAAAATCACGGATTATGCAGATCGACTGCTGGACAACTTAGATCAGCTGGAAGGCTGGCCAAGCAAGGTAAAGATCATGCAGAAGAACTGGATTGGCAAGAGTGTCGGTGCCGAGGTGGATTTTGAGATCGATGGTTTTTCTGAAAAGCTGAAAATCTTTACCACCAGACCAGACACCCTGTACGGCGTGACCTACATGGTCCTTGCGCCGGAGCACCCTTATGTAAAGCTGCTGGTTGAGGGAACCGATCAGAAAGCAGAAGTGGAAAAGTATCTGGATGAGGTTCAACATAAGTCTGATATTGAACGAACCTCTACCACCAACGAGAAGACAGGGGTCTTTATGGGCCGTTATGCCATCAATCCACTAAATGGTAAGAAAGTTCCAATCTTTATTTCTGACTATGTTTTGATGCACTATGGTACAGGCGCTATTATGGCTGTACCGGCTCATGACGAGAGAGACTTTGAGTTTGCCACAAAATTTGGCTGTGAGATTATTCCGGTGGTTGAGCCAGCGGACCCATCCATTGATATAAATAATTTAAAAGAAGCTTTCGTTGCAGAAGGCAAGATGATTCATTCTGACATGTTCACAGGCATGAACAATCAGGAAGCCATTATTAAGATTATTGATTATTTAGAAGAAAAAGGCATTGGTAAGAAGTCCATCAATTACAGATTGAGAGACTGGCTGATTTCCAGACAGAGATACTGGGGTACGCCGATTCCAATGATTTACTGTGAAGACTGCGGCTGGGTACCTGAAAAAGAAGAGAATCTGCCGGTTCTGCTGCCTACAGACGTCCAGTTTACGGGAAAAGGTGAATCGCCTTTAGCCACCAGCAAGACCTTTGCTCATGCCGTCTGCCCAACATGCGGCAAGCCGGCTCGGAGAGAGATGGACACCATGGATACCTTCTTGGACTCCTCTTGGTATTTCCTGCGGTATACCGATGCTAAAAACGATAAAGAAGCATTCTCCAAAGAGAAGCAGGAATACTGGATGAATGTAGACCAGTACATCGGTGGGGTAGAACATGCGATTTTACACCTGATGTATGCTCGTTTCTTCCAGATGGCTCTTTACGACTTGGGCTACACTACCAACGAAGAGCCTTTTGAAAACTTATTGACTCAGGGAATGGTCATCAAAGATGGCAAGAAAATGTCTAAATCCATCGGAAACGTGGTAACCCCTGCGGAAATTATTGAAAAGTACGGCGCGGACACAGCGCGTCTGTTCATTTTATTTGCTGCACCGCCTGACAAGGAACTGGATTGGTCCGATGCCGGCGTAGAAGGCAGCTACCGGTTCTTAAACCGGGTATACAGATTAGTTTACGAACTGACGGATGTGATAAAGCATGCGCCGGATTCATATATATTAGAAACAGAAGAAGATAAATCTTTGGCTTTTGAGATGAACACAACCATTAAAAAAGTTTCGGAGGATGTAGGCGGACGATTCAGCTTTAATACAGCGATCAGCTCCATCATGGAGATGGTCAATGAGATGTACCGGTATAAGGAAATTGAAGATATCAATTTGGGGCTTTTAAAAGCTGCCGTAGAAAATCTGGTGCTTATCTTATCGCCATTCACCCCCCACATCTGCGAAGAAATGTGGCAGAGTTTGGGTCATGAGGGATCGGTCTACAAAATGAGTTGGCCGACGTATGATCCGGCTGCTATGGTCCGAGATACGGTGGAGATTGTCATTCAGATTAACGGAAAGGTTAAGGAAAAAATGAACGTAGCAAACGGTTTGTCAAAGGAAGAGCTGGAAAAGCTGGCTATGGACAGTGACAAAATCAAGACCTTAACAGAAGGAAAGACGATTGCGAAAATTATTGCCGTACCGAACAAGCTATTAAATATCGTTGTGAAATAA
- the yqeK gene encoding bis(5'-nucleosyl)-tetraphosphatase (symmetrical) YqeK produces the protein MKRDCIVEQIEKNISEKRKKHIFAMRDTALKLASFYGINPQKAETAALFHDLFRELPQGEMNNWVMQLGLDSKYLNNRNLAHSKIAALLMEKDYGITDPDILQAVSYHTTGRAGMSQLEKIIYLADAIEPGRNYPGVEELRKAAFTDLDQACLLSLSRTIDYVRSQQSPLDDDTVKARDYLMELKIKGDVNE, from the coding sequence ATGAAAAGGGACTGTATCGTTGAGCAGATAGAAAAAAATATCTCAGAAAAGCGAAAAAAACACATTTTCGCCATGCGGGATACGGCGTTGAAATTGGCATCTTTTTATGGCATTAATCCACAAAAGGCTGAAACTGCCGCTCTCTTTCACGACTTGTTCCGGGAACTGCCTCAAGGGGAGATGAACAACTGGGTCATGCAGTTGGGCCTGGATTCAAAATATCTAAACAACAGAAACTTGGCACATAGTAAGATTGCAGCCTTGCTCATGGAGAAGGATTATGGCATAACAGATCCGGATATCCTTCAGGCGGTGAGTTATCACACCACCGGACGAGCCGGTATGTCTCAGCTGGAAAAGATTATTTATCTGGCGGATGCTATCGAGCCTGGTCGAAACTACCCAGGGGTAGAGGAGCTGCGAAAAGCGGCATTTACTGATTTAGATCAGGCCTGCCTGCTATCTTTATCACGGACCATCGATTACGTTCGTTCCCAGCAGTCACCGCTGGACGACGACACGGTGAAAGCCAGAGATTACTTAATGGAATTGAAAATAAAAGGAGATGTAAATGAATAG
- the hisS gene encoding histidine--tRNA ligase encodes MLTNAPKGTKDVMPDQVYKWHFVEKAFADICAKYGFKEVRTPSFEHTELFTRGVGDTTDIVEKQMYTFEDYAKRSITLKPEGTSPVVRAFVEHKQFAEVQPTKMYYVIPCFRYEKPQSGRLREFHQLGIEVFGAANMMADAEVICLAADFLNLLNIQDLELRINSIGCPSCRETYRTALREFLKPKYDQLCDTCKGRYERNPMRILDCKSEKCQELVQGAPIMLDYLCEDCQEAFDQLQQNLQAMSVEYTVDPGIVRGLDYYTKTAFEFVSNKIGAQGTVCGGGRYDNLIEQLGGPATPGVGFGLGVERLLLTMEANGISIPEPESADVFIAVMGESARNYGLSLLRKLRQAGIKAEMDLLARNFKGQFKYADRIRAKYTVVIGDNELQEGRLALKNMATSEQRQVPMDQIIEELKK; translated from the coding sequence ATGTTGACAAATGCACCAAAAGGGACGAAAGACGTCATGCCAGATCAGGTGTACAAATGGCATTTTGTTGAAAAAGCTTTTGCCGATATATGCGCAAAGTACGGCTTTAAAGAAGTGCGTACCCCCAGCTTTGAGCATACGGAATTATTTACAAGAGGTGTTGGCGATACTACGGATATCGTAGAAAAGCAGATGTATACCTTTGAGGATTATGCGAAAAGGAGCATCACGCTAAAGCCAGAGGGCACATCACCTGTTGTAAGGGCTTTTGTAGAGCACAAACAGTTTGCTGAGGTTCAGCCGACGAAAATGTACTATGTAATTCCTTGCTTTAGATATGAAAAGCCTCAGTCCGGCAGACTCCGGGAATTTCACCAGTTGGGCATAGAGGTTTTCGGTGCTGCGAACATGATGGCGGATGCGGAAGTAATCTGTCTGGCTGCTGATTTTTTAAATCTCTTGAATATACAGGACCTGGAGCTGCGTATTAACAGCATTGGCTGTCCTTCTTGCAGAGAGACGTACCGGACAGCTCTACGGGAATTTTTAAAACCAAAATACGATCAACTGTGTGACACCTGTAAAGGACGTTATGAGCGGAATCCCATGCGGATTCTGGACTGTAAGTCCGAGAAATGTCAGGAACTGGTTCAAGGTGCTCCAATTATGCTGGACTATCTGTGTGAGGACTGCCAGGAAGCCTTTGACCAGCTCCAGCAGAACCTGCAAGCTATGAGTGTAGAATATACAGTGGACCCAGGCATCGTTAGAGGCCTTGACTATTATACGAAAACGGCCTTTGAGTTTGTTTCTAATAAGATTGGGGCTCAAGGCACGGTCTGTGGCGGCGGCAGATACGACAATTTGATCGAGCAGCTAGGCGGACCAGCTACACCGGGGGTAGGTTTTGGCCTTGGTGTGGAGCGGTTATTGCTGACCATGGAGGCGAACGGCATCTCTATTCCGGAACCGGAATCAGCAGATGTATTCATCGCTGTCATGGGAGAATCCGCCAGGAATTACGGACTGTCCCTGCTGCGAAAACTCCGGCAGGCAGGTATCAAAGCCGAAATGGATTTATTGGCTAGAAACTTTAAAGGCCAGTTCAAATATGCCGATCGTATCCGTGCCAAGTACACGGTGGTTATTGGCGACAACGAATTGCAGGAGGGTCGGCTTGCCCTTAAAAATATGGCCACGTCGGAGCAGCGGCAAGTGCCTATGGACCAGATTATCGAGGAATTGAAAAAATAG